One region of Limnospira fusiformis SAG 85.79 genomic DNA includes:
- a CDS encoding YlcI/YnfO family protein produces the protein MPNPFLGVRIPSEVHEALMARVKITGQSKSDLVIDALRSYLGISPQQEKLDQLEVRLSALEFKLEQLGEESHSDD, from the coding sequence ATGCCCAATCCATTCCTAGGTGTCAGGATTCCTTCTGAGGTACACGAAGCACTCATGGCGCGGGTAAAAATCACTGGACAATCCAAGTCCGATCTGGTCATTGATGCCTTGAGATCCTATCTGGGAATATCACCTCAGCAGGAAAAACTTGATCAATTAGAAGTCAGACTATCGGCCTTAGAATTTAAATTGGAACAGTTGGGGGAAGAATCCCATTCAGATGATTAG
- a CDS encoding RNA-guided endonuclease InsQ/TnpB family protein, translating to MQEFKALRELCRLSKNLYNVGLDTQWQYYFQARKHLPYESNYHYCKGNENYKRLNTDIAQQTLKVVDRTFRSFYRLSQALKEGTFPQKVRLPDYLPKDGYFVLIMPRVQIKDGKFRVPVSRDLGNLRGEIWIPFPERIAPDTLQEVRIHPRYNARFFEVEFIYEVEETPVPTEPDTALAIDMGLDNLATCVNTNGASFIVDGKKRTPHFMSSVVN from the coding sequence GTGCAAGAGTTTAAGGCCTTGCGGGAACTCTGCCGACTGAGTAAAAATCTCTACAATGTAGGACTTGACACTCAATGGCAGTATTACTTCCAGGCTCGGAAACACCTTCCCTACGAGTCCAACTATCACTACTGTAAGGGAAACGAGAACTATAAACGCTTGAATACCGATATAGCCCAACAAACTCTTAAAGTAGTCGATCGCACTTTTCGGAGCTTCTACCGTTTGAGCCAGGCCCTCAAAGAGGGGACCTTTCCACAGAAAGTTAGACTCCCTGACTATCTGCCCAAAGACGGTTATTTTGTCCTGATTATGCCGAGGGTTCAAATCAAGGACGGAAAGTTTAGAGTTCCCGTGTCTCGCGACTTGGGCAACTTGCGGGGCGAAATTTGGATTCCTTTCCCGGAAAGAATCGCTCCCGATACTCTCCAGGAAGTTCGGATTCACCCTCGATATAATGCCCGTTTTTTTGAAGTCGAGTTTATTTACGAGGTGGAAGAAACTCCCGTTCCCACGGAACCCGATACGGCTCTAGCGATCGATATGGGACTGGACAATCTGGCTACTTGCGTCAATACCAACGGGGCATCCTTTATCGTGGATGGCAAAAAGAGGACGCCTCATTTTATGAGTTCCGTCGTCAACTAG
- the rpaB gene encoding response regulator transcription factor RpaB, with protein sequence MTIKARVDERRNPEKILIADDESAIRRILTTRLSMVGYSVVAAADGLQAIEMFDRESPDLVVLDVMMPRLNGYGVCQKIRAISDIPIIMLTALGDVADRITGLELGADDYLTKPFSPKELEARIHAILRRFKDNASSHDLSPEVIQVDTLRIDTIKRRVYKGDKLLPLTYIEFNLLELLFKRSGEAVSRSEILQQLWGYTPRRIADMRVVDVHVARLRAKIETDQRNPEYILTVRGIGYSSQRLAAVEEAIGA encoded by the coding sequence ATGACCATAAAAGCACGAGTTGACGAACGGCGCAATCCTGAAAAAATCCTCATTGCCGATGATGAATCTGCAATTCGACGTATTTTGACAACCCGTCTGTCAATGGTCGGTTACAGTGTTGTCGCAGCAGCAGATGGTTTACAAGCTATTGAAATGTTCGATCGCGAAAGTCCAGACCTGGTAGTTTTGGATGTGATGATGCCAAGGCTTAACGGTTATGGGGTTTGTCAAAAAATTCGAGCGATTTCTGATATCCCCATCATTATGTTAACCGCCTTGGGAGATGTCGCCGATCGCATCACTGGTTTAGAATTGGGGGCTGATGATTACTTAACTAAACCCTTTTCTCCCAAAGAATTGGAAGCCCGCATTCATGCTATCCTGCGTCGGTTCAAAGATAACGCATCTTCCCATGATCTAAGTCCTGAAGTTATCCAAGTTGACACCCTCCGCATTGACACCATTAAACGACGGGTTTACAAAGGCGATAAATTGTTGCCCCTAACATATATCGAGTTTAACTTGCTCGAACTGTTGTTTAAGCGATCGGGTGAGGCGGTTTCTCGTTCGGAAATTCTGCAACAATTGTGGGGTTACACCCCCCGCCGCATTGCTGATATGCGCGTTGTTGATGTTCATGTGGCTCGCCTACGAGCTAAAATTGAGACTGATCAGCGTAACCCGGAGTATATTCTCACGGTTCGCGGTATTGGCTACTCTTCCCAGCGACTCGCAGCAGTGGAAGAAGCAATTGGCGCATAA